Proteins encoded by one window of Enterobacter pseudoroggenkampii:
- a CDS encoding ABC transporter ATP-binding protein has product MLSLRAVNQFYGSQHTLWNVNLDFPQGMCTGVVGLPGMGKTTLMNCIAGRVPVESGSIIWHEAGAPPRDLLNLPPEQRSGTEIGYVPQDRRIFSQLTIEENLHIAMRAMGKPNPEAKNDVYDLFPALYALRQTRANTLSPDDQYQLALANALVNRPHLLILDEPLQGAGHSFAQKLGQLLVRLNRELGMTVLLAEQQLSFIRRVADRFCMLYRGRNVAQGHVNELDDELIAHWMSREARR; this is encoded by the coding sequence ATGTTGAGTCTGCGTGCTGTGAATCAGTTTTACGGAAGCCAACATACGCTATGGAACGTGAATTTGGATTTTCCGCAAGGGATGTGTACAGGCGTCGTTGGCCTGCCGGGAATGGGGAAAACCACCCTCATGAATTGCATCGCCGGGAGAGTGCCCGTCGAAAGCGGCAGCATCATCTGGCATGAGGCAGGCGCGCCGCCGCGCGATTTGCTTAACCTGCCGCCAGAACAGCGTTCAGGAACGGAGATAGGCTATGTCCCGCAGGACAGGCGGATCTTCTCCCAGTTAACGATTGAGGAGAATCTGCATATCGCCATGCGGGCGATGGGGAAACCCAACCCGGAAGCGAAAAATGATGTTTACGACCTGTTTCCGGCGCTCTACGCATTGCGACAGACCCGCGCCAACACGCTCTCTCCGGACGACCAGTACCAGCTGGCGCTGGCTAATGCGCTGGTGAACCGTCCTCACCTGCTGATCCTCGATGAGCCCCTGCAAGGCGCAGGACACAGCTTCGCCCAGAAGCTGGGGCAGCTGCTGGTGCGCTTAAACCGGGAGTTAGGTATGACGGTGCTGTTAGCGGAGCAGCAGCTGTCGTTTATCCGCCGGGTTGCGGACCGTTTCTGTATGCTCTATCGCGGGCGTAACGTGGCGCAGGGCCACGTTAACGAACTGGATGACGAGCTTATCGCGCACTGGATGTCGCGGGAAGCAAGACGCTGA